In Holophagales bacterium, one DNA window encodes the following:
- a CDS encoding aminotransferase class I/II-fold pyridoxal phosphate-dependent enzyme: MSRAFSVRSDFLPFSRPTIRQVEIDEVVDSLRSGWITTGPKAERFEQALGAYTGIGEIVALSSATAGLHIGLMALGLGPGDEVITTAMTWAATVNMIEALGATPVFVDVHPESLQIDERQIEAAVTPRTVGILPVHFAGAPCHLEPILAIARRHGLWVFEDAAHGVGTRYGGEHVGAFDRLGVFSFHAIKNITTGEGGALVTRDADLARRLRALRFHGLEKSAWNRYAEGGTPQVQVVMPGYKYNFMDLQAALGIHQLAAADEFNARRRALAARYLELFADVPELQCLEAPAYDHFHTWHLFVVRVRESANIGRDAFLTELKQRNVGVGIHFRAAHEHPYYAQKYPHWLGRLPATEWASARLCSIPLFPTMRDDDVDYVVAAIQDVLAHARS; this comes from the coding sequence GTGTCCAGAGCCTTCAGCGTCCGCAGCGATTTCCTGCCGTTTTCCCGACCGACCATCCGCCAGGTCGAGATCGACGAGGTCGTCGACTCGCTGCGTTCCGGCTGGATCACCACCGGACCGAAGGCGGAGCGTTTCGAGCAGGCACTCGGGGCCTACACTGGAATCGGCGAGATCGTCGCCCTGTCGTCGGCGACCGCCGGGCTGCACATCGGCCTCATGGCGCTCGGGCTCGGTCCGGGCGACGAGGTGATCACCACGGCGATGACCTGGGCGGCGACGGTCAACATGATCGAGGCGCTCGGCGCCACGCCGGTGTTCGTCGACGTCCACCCCGAGTCGTTGCAGATCGACGAACGGCAGATCGAGGCGGCGGTGACTCCGCGCACCGTCGGCATCCTGCCGGTGCACTTCGCCGGCGCACCCTGCCATCTCGAACCGATTCTCGCCATCGCTCGCCGCCACGGACTGTGGGTCTTCGAGGACGCGGCGCACGGCGTCGGCACCCGGTACGGGGGCGAACACGTCGGCGCCTTCGACCGGCTCGGCGTCTTCTCCTTCCACGCCATCAAGAACATCACCACCGGCGAGGGCGGCGCGCTCGTCACTCGCGACGCCGACCTCGCCCGCCGCCTGCGCGCCCTGCGCTTCCACGGTCTCGAGAAATCGGCCTGGAACCGCTACGCCGAGGGCGGCACACCGCAGGTCCAGGTGGTGATGCCGGGCTACAAGTACAACTTCATGGATCTGCAGGCGGCGCTCGGCATCCACCAGCTCGCCGCCGCCGACGAGTTCAATGCCCGGCGCCGCGCGCTGGCCGCGCGCTATCTCGAGCTCTTCGCCGACGTGCCGGAGCTCCAGTGCCTCGAGGCCCCGGCCTACGACCACTTCCACACCTGGCACCTCTTCGTCGTCCGCGTGCGCGAATCGGCCAACATCGGCCGCGACGCCTTCCTCACCGAGCTCAAGCAGCGCAACGTCGGTGTCGGCATCCACTTCCGCGCCGCGCACGAGCACCCCTACTACGCCCAGAAGTACCCACACTGGCTGGGGCGCCTGCCGGCCACCGAATGGGCCTCGGCACGGCTCTGCTCGATCCCGCTCTTCCCGACGATGCGCGACGACGACGTCGACTACGTCGTCGCGGCGATCCAGGACGTTCTCGCCCATGCACGGAGCTGA